The Streptomyces cathayae DNA segment GCGCTCAGGCCGGCGTCGGTGGTCTCGAACTCGACGTAGAGACGGCTGGTCTTCCAGTTGTTGGTCTCGTAGGAGGCCACCCACCAGGCAGGGTGCGGGACCGGCACCTGGTAGAGGCGGCGCTGCAGCTTCGTCGGCCAGCCCTGGGTCAGGCTGTTGGCCGAGTACCTCGCCTCCTTGTCCTTGCCGCTCGCGCGGCTCTGGTTCGCGGAGATCACCAGGTACCCGGCCGGGACGCCGATGAGCAGCACGATGGTCAGCAGGGTGAGCGCCCTGCGGCGGATCATGTGCCGGCGGTCCTCGGGCGGCCGGGGCCTGCCGGGGAAGCGGGTCTGCGGGAGGAGATCACCCGTCACAGCGTCTCCTGGGGGGTCCGGCGGACCTCCGCGTACCGCTCGTACCGCTCGACCCGGCGGCGCTTGGCGCGGCGGAAGCGGCGGGCGACCAGGCGGGCGAGGTCGGCGGCGCCCACCATGCCGGCCTCGGGACCGAGCTGGGCGCGGACGATACGGGCCTCGGGGCGGTAGCCGCGGCCGGTGAGGTGGCGCTTGAAGGCGTCCCGCGCGGGGCCGATCAGCAGGTCGTCGGCGGCCGAGACCCCGCCGCCGATGACGAAGCAGGAGGGGTCGAGGGCGGCGGCGAGATTGGCGATGCCGACGCCGAGCCACTGGCCGATGTCCTGGAGGAGCTCGATACACATGGCGTCGCCCTCGCGGGCCAGCTCGGTGATCATCGGGCCGCTGATCTCGGCGATGTTCCCTTTGACGTGCTCGATGATCCCGTAGGCGACCGGCGAGTCGGCGGCGGCCAGTTCGCGCGCCTCCCGGACCAGTGCGTTGCCGGAGCTGTACTGCTCCCAGCAGCCGCGGTTGCCGCAGGGACAGCGGTGGCCGCCGGGGACGACCTGCATGTGGCCGAACTCGCCGGCGACGCCGTACTTGCCGCGTTTGACCTGGCCGTCCTCGAGGATCGCGCCGCCGATGCCGGTACCCAACGTGATCATCACGAGGTGGTCCTCGTCACGCCCGGCGCCGAAGCGCCACTCGGCCCAGGCGGCGGAGTTGGCGTCGTTGTCGACCAGGACGGGGACGGCGAGGCGTCCGGCGAGCCGGTCGCGCAGCGGTTCGTTGCGCCACGACAGGTGCGGGGCGAACAGCACGCGGTTGCGGTCGGCGTCGACCCAGCCGGCCGCGCCGATGCCGACCGCGTGCACGTCGTGCCGGTCGGACAGGTCCAGCACCAGTTCGACGATGGTGTCCTCGACGACTCTCGGGCTCTTCGACTTGTCCGGGGTCTCGGTGCGGAGCCGCTCCAGAATGTTGCCGTCGGCGTCGACGACGCCCGCCATCACTTTCGTACCGCCGATGTCGATGCCGACGGTCGGTACGCGCGGTGCCGACAGGTGGGAGCGGCGTTCCCGGGTGCCGACCGTGCGGAGCACGGGTGCACGGCGGGAGCCGACGGGGGCTGTGCCCGCCCGAGTGGAACTCAGCGCCCTGGGCAGTGTGAGGTCGCGGTAGGTGCTCATTGCCGCCGATTCTGCCTCACGGTGACCCCGGGGAGCGTACCCGGGAGCAAAGGCATCGCGTGACGCCCGCCGCTCCCGGGACGCCCACGGCGGCCTCCTGCCGCCCGCCGGCGGCCCCATAACCGGAGCAACGCCCCCCTCCGCACCCGACCCCGGAGCCGGTCACATTGTCCGGACAATGTGAGGAAGGTCGGCTCACGTCACCCGGCGTTCACCGGGACGCCCGTACCCGCTCACCCCGGCTCGCACCGGCATCACGGTCGTACCAGCAGCTGGAACTCGAACGAGTAGCGGCCGGGCCGGTAGATGTGGGTGCCGAACTCCACGGCGCGTCCGGTGTCGTCGAAGGTCACGCGCTCCATGGTGAGCAGCGGGGCGCCCGTCTCCTCGCCGAGCCGCTCGGCCTCGACGGCACCGGCGGCGCGGGCGCCGATGGTCTGGCGGGCGCTGTGCAGGGTGATTCCGGCGGCCCGCATCAGCCGGTACAGGCCGGTGGCCTCCAACTGCCCGGTGTCCAGGTCGAGCAGCCCGGGCGGCAGGTAGTTGCACAGGTACGCGATCGGCTCGCCGTGCGCGAGCCGCAACCGCTCGATCCGGTGCACCTCGCCCGCCTCGGCCACCCCGAGGGCCGCGGCGATCTCGGCGGACGCGGGGACGACCGTGTTGACCAGGACCTTCGTGGCCGGGCGCTGGCCCGCCGACTCCAGGTCGTCGTAGAGGCTGCTGAGCTCCAGGGGGCGCTTGACCTGGCTGTGCACCACCTGGGTGCCCACCCCCCGCCGCCGCACGAGCAGTCCCTTGTCGACGAGGGACTGGATGGCCTGACGGACCGTCGGCCGGGACAGGCCGAGCCGGCCGGCGAGCTCGATCTCGTTGCCCAGCAGGCTCCCGGGGGTCAGCCTGCCGTGCTCGATGGCGGCCTCCAGCTGCTGGGCGAGCTGGAAGTACAGCGGGACGGGGGAGCCGCGGTCCACGCTCAGCTCCAGCTGCACGGTCGGGTCCACTCCTGGTTTCGGCACGGGCCGAGCGTAGTACCACGCATGGTTGACGGGAAGTCGTGTAGTTCGGTTGTCCGGACATGTG contains these protein-coding regions:
- a CDS encoding sugar kinase; the encoded protein is MTGDLLPQTRFPGRPRPPEDRRHMIRRRALTLLTIVLLIGVPAGYLVISANQSRASGKDKEARYSANSLTQGWPTKLQRRLYQVPVPHPAWWVASYETNNWKTSRLYVEFETTDAGLSAFLTSMGVQQDELKRDEITIGDRDREVTGWKFDRPGLWYGLVNEQKEPAPTHDVVVNHGKPGFPKVYVVSRTVP
- a CDS encoding ROK family glucokinase, whose translation is MSTYRDLTLPRALSSTRAGTAPVGSRRAPVLRTVGTRERRSHLSAPRVPTVGIDIGGTKVMAGVVDADGNILERLRTETPDKSKSPRVVEDTIVELVLDLSDRHDVHAVGIGAAGWVDADRNRVLFAPHLSWRNEPLRDRLAGRLAVPVLVDNDANSAAWAEWRFGAGRDEDHLVMITLGTGIGGAILEDGQVKRGKYGVAGEFGHMQVVPGGHRCPCGNRGCWEQYSSGNALVREARELAAADSPVAYGIIEHVKGNIAEISGPMITELAREGDAMCIELLQDIGQWLGVGIANLAAALDPSCFVIGGGVSAADDLLIGPARDAFKRHLTGRGYRPEARIVRAQLGPEAGMVGAADLARLVARRFRRAKRRRVERYERYAEVRRTPQETL
- a CDS encoding GntR family transcriptional regulator, with the translated sequence MQLELSVDRGSPVPLYFQLAQQLEAAIEHGRLTPGSLLGNEIELAGRLGLSRPTVRQAIQSLVDKGLLVRRRGVGTQVVHSQVKRPLELSSLYDDLESAGQRPATKVLVNTVVPASAEIAAALGVAEAGEVHRIERLRLAHGEPIAYLCNYLPPGLLDLDTGQLEATGLYRLMRAAGITLHSARQTIGARAAGAVEAERLGEETGAPLLTMERVTFDDTGRAVEFGTHIYRPGRYSFEFQLLVRP